One part of the Terriglobales bacterium genome encodes these proteins:
- the arr gene encoding NAD(+)--rifampin ADP-ribosyltransferase, which produces MSTIDNKFRRQYFHGTRADLAHGDLILAGFSSNFGDGKPLSWVYFTATLDAAIWGAELAAGDGPERIYLVEPTGPIVDDPNLTDKKFPGNPTLSYRSRDPLRVVGEVTKWQGHPPEQLQQMRDALERLKAEGAQIID; this is translated from the coding sequence ATGTCGACAATCGATAACAAGTTTCGCCGACAGTACTTTCATGGAACGCGTGCGGATCTTGCGCACGGCGATCTGATTTTAGCTGGGTTCAGTTCCAACTTCGGAGATGGGAAGCCCCTCTCCTGGGTCTACTTTACAGCTACGCTTGATGCTGCCATCTGGGGCGCTGAACTGGCTGCTGGCGATGGGCCGGAGAGGATTTACCTCGTCGAGCCGACCGGACCGATCGTCGACGACCCCAATCTGACGGACAAGAAGTTTCCCGGAAATCCAACGCTCTCCTACCGTTCTCGCGATCCACTCCGTGTGGTGGGAGAAGTAACGAAGTGGCAGGGGCACCCGCCCGAGCAGTTGCAACAGATGAGGGATGCACTCGAACGACTCAAGGCTGAAGGCGCCCAAATCATCGACTGA
- a CDS encoding DUF6232 family protein: MAVTEASALWLHENVERRTPSFVEAPGPILKIGDVRVDYGELAIGQFRLPITSSTEVRVSERKPIRWFPVFVIVSGFLLVLFGAARSTEGLGIIAAGLSWMLLASTWIRRTKSEYQVSVGNCTQHVPAFTTKDIEVVSQFQDAVLLARRTEMKKPVQSKRSPQFS; the protein is encoded by the coding sequence ATGGCTGTCACTGAGGCATCAGCGTTATGGCTGCATGAGAATGTTGAGCGGCGAACCCCTTCGTTCGTCGAAGCTCCTGGGCCAATCCTTAAGATTGGTGACGTTCGCGTCGATTATGGAGAGCTAGCGATCGGACAGTTCCGTCTGCCGATAACCAGTTCTACAGAGGTCAGGGTTTCCGAACGTAAGCCGATTCGGTGGTTCCCCGTGTTCGTGATCGTCAGCGGGTTCCTGTTAGTGCTATTTGGTGCTGCACGGAGCACGGAAGGATTAGGCATCATAGCGGCAGGCCTATCCTGGATGTTATTGGCTTCCACCTGGATACGACGCACCAAAAGCGAGTATCAAGTCAGTGTTGGCAACTGCACACAGCACGTGCCGGCGTTCACCACGAAGGACATCGAGGTTGTCTCGCAGTTCCAGGATGCCGTCCTGTTGGCCCGTCGCACAGAGATGAAAAAGCCTGTACAAAGCAAAAGATCACCTCAGTTTTCCTAA
- a CDS encoding sigma-54 dependent transcriptional regulator — translation MLGEAIRLWFCSPDAGFTQVIVNALGESEYDVRTSDSFEAEESEYQTHVWSDVVLLDVRALLREGDLERTYQLLDRLHSRHVVPAPPIVTIIPEDERTMTLRLMERGVHDVVTNPPNMTELRLILRRAHRYFQIERELEQLRSQSQCAGSFDGLIGQSKKMQDIFVLCRKAASCDVSVMITGETGTGKELLARAIHRYSSRASQPFVAFSCANLPETLVEDELFGHEKGAYTGAAGIRRGRIETADQGTLFLDEVGDMAVGLQPKFLRVLQERTFERLGSCKPIPVNMRVICATNRNPEEMIKEGKFRDDLYYRLNVVQIHLPPLRERRDDIPLLAYTFLERFAKQFGKTVNKFSRAALQRLEEYEWPGNVRELENTIQRAVVMTDGEVIEPWHFPAAMQTQEAEPEEVTDAMSNYYEEEVRRFKRRLLLRTLEECSWQKSSSARRLGVARGYLHRLIHQLHIEEPEVAATLSRSCGRVAVPK, via the coding sequence GTGTTGGGAGAGGCCATTCGTCTTTGGTTTTGTAGTCCCGATGCAGGATTCACTCAAGTTATCGTCAACGCACTTGGTGAGTCCGAGTACGACGTCCGTACCTCCGACAGTTTCGAAGCGGAAGAATCGGAGTATCAGACACATGTCTGGTCCGATGTAGTACTTCTCGACGTTCGCGCACTCCTGCGCGAAGGTGATCTTGAACGGACGTATCAACTATTAGATCGCCTACATAGCAGACATGTAGTTCCCGCGCCTCCTATCGTGACGATTATTCCTGAAGACGAGCGAACGATGACGCTTCGTCTCATGGAGCGGGGCGTACACGATGTGGTGACAAATCCGCCGAACATGACAGAACTTCGGCTGATTCTTCGTCGCGCGCATCGATACTTCCAGATTGAAAGAGAGTTGGAGCAACTGCGCTCGCAATCGCAGTGCGCTGGAAGTTTCGATGGGCTCATCGGACAGTCGAAGAAAATGCAGGACATCTTCGTCCTGTGCCGGAAGGCGGCCAGTTGTGATGTGAGCGTGATGATCACCGGCGAAACCGGCACCGGTAAGGAGTTGCTGGCGCGAGCCATCCACCGATACAGTTCGCGGGCTTCACAGCCGTTTGTGGCATTCTCCTGTGCCAATCTTCCGGAAACGCTCGTAGAAGATGAGCTCTTTGGCCACGAGAAAGGCGCGTACACCGGAGCGGCAGGTATCCGACGCGGACGAATCGAGACTGCTGACCAGGGAACGCTCTTTCTGGATGAAGTTGGGGATATGGCAGTTGGTTTACAACCGAAGTTCCTCCGGGTCCTTCAGGAACGTACATTCGAGAGATTGGGAAGTTGCAAGCCGATTCCAGTCAACATGCGAGTGATTTGCGCCACCAATCGCAACCCCGAGGAGATGATCAAGGAAGGAAAGTTCCGAGATGACCTCTACTATCGGTTGAATGTCGTACAGATTCATCTTCCTCCATTGCGAGAACGTCGTGATGACATCCCCTTGTTGGCGTACACGTTCCTGGAGCGATTCGCGAAGCAGTTCGGAAAGACCGTGAACAAGTTCTCGCGGGCGGCGTTACAACGACTGGAAGAGTACGAGTGGCCAGGCAATGTGCGTGAACTCGAGAACACGATTCAGCGCGCGGTGGTAATGACGGATGGAGAGGTGATCGAGCCCTGGCATTTCCCGGCGGCCATGCAGACGCAGGAAGCAGAGCCGGAGGAAGTGACAGATGCCATGTCCAACTACTACGAGGAGGAGGTTAGGCGCTTCAAGCGTCGGCTTCTGCTCCGAACGCTCGAAGAATGCAGCTGGCAAAAGTCGAGCAGCGCGCGGCGCCTGGGTGTCGCCCGCGGATATCTGCATCGGCTGATTCATCAACTGCACATCGAGGAGCCGGAGGTTGCCGCAACATTGTCCAGAAGTTGCGGGCGGGTTGCTGTGCCGAAATGA
- a CDS encoding TadE family protein gives MRTGITRTLRKEEGAELLEMAFVIPLLFLLLLGIVWFARAYNVYETMTRAAREGARVAVAPACSMCSGGGQLPSVTTVASAVNSSLVASNLDPAKVTCGTCPGTCNGSAPAICYKSDMLLNGSTMPPQYGVLVSFEYPFQMHIPFVTFNQSMTLTAAVRMRQEN, from the coding sequence ATGCGAACAGGAATAACCAGGACTTTACGAAAAGAAGAGGGAGCAGAACTACTGGAGATGGCATTTGTCATCCCCCTTCTGTTTCTTCTCCTACTGGGGATCGTCTGGTTTGCGCGGGCATACAACGTCTACGAGACCATGACACGCGCTGCTCGCGAGGGAGCGCGCGTCGCGGTGGCGCCAGCATGCTCGATGTGTTCAGGAGGGGGGCAGCTGCCAAGCGTTACGACCGTTGCGTCGGCGGTGAACTCCTCGCTGGTCGCGTCGAACCTTGACCCAGCGAAAGTGACCTGCGGCACCTGTCCTGGAACGTGCAATGGCTCCGCTCCGGCCATCTGCTACAAGTCCGACATGCTCCTGAATGGATCCACTATGCCACCCCAGTACGGTGTGCTGGTGAGTTTTGAGTATCCGTTCCAGATGCATATACCGTTCGTTACATTCAACCAGAGCATGACGCTCACCGCGGCGGTTCGCATGAGGCAGGAGAACTGA
- a CDS encoding TadE family protein, translating to MSRQRSVTTTMAAVRNRLVKNSSGSEMLEFAFALPILLVMALVVSQFAGAFNLKQILNNAAREGARVAAGEFSDYGTLTSCSSGDCVAAVAETISSYLQQAKVPTACTFSTSASSSDTTNFVWTFTSTGGGTCSVAVLKVERAVSVGGSPKTNTRVTLTYPSPYTMGGLTKLLVASSTSELPNSLTSSAIMPNIH from the coding sequence ATGAGCCGCCAACGAAGCGTGACCACAACGATGGCAGCAGTCCGGAACCGGCTGGTTAAGAACTCGTCAGGGTCGGAGATGCTGGAGTTTGCATTCGCCCTTCCAATCTTGCTCGTTATGGCGCTAGTTGTCTCCCAGTTCGCGGGAGCTTTCAACTTGAAGCAGATCTTGAACAATGCAGCCAGGGAGGGAGCGCGTGTAGCAGCGGGCGAATTTTCCGATTATGGAACGTTGACTAGCTGTTCCTCGGGAGATTGCGTAGCAGCGGTCGCGGAAACTATCTCGAGTTATCTGCAACAGGCGAAGGTGCCAACAGCGTGCACCTTCAGTACTTCGGCGAGTTCGTCCGATACCACCAACTTTGTCTGGACTTTCACTTCCACCGGCGGCGGTACTTGTTCAGTAGCCGTGTTGAAAGTGGAAAGGGCGGTATCGGTCGGGGGCAGCCCGAAGACGAATACCCGTGTAACCCTGACTTATCCAAGCCCGTACACCATGGGAGGATTGACGAAGCTCCTGGTGGCTAGCAGTACGAGCGAATTACCAAATTCGCTGACCTCCAGCGCGATCATGCCGAACATTCACTGA
- a CDS encoding pilus assembly protein TadG-related protein translates to MSGSANHQRVERNGERGATLVIVALSLMFVLAATALSIDLGSLYLQRSEAQRAADAGALAGAQVFANSGCALDGSCLSSSIQSIASTKATLIAQQNLIFGKTPTVPTPTFAAGGGNQNDPLITVTVQTPAKTFFLPLSAGAQISAKATAEAYNPGGAGTTTGPTVCTSCLKPFFVPNCDPNHTSPANSLCPAGTGSGGGYPAAFFNADGTLANGTDIVGREWQLHYQKVLNNGTYVPSQWLEVAFDSDPTAGCPGGQTATGWSENVIKCSTKVITCGTQLCTKNGNMVGPNNQAVGDLISYGNGRPNGTNATDSITCSGGVCTMTAGSGNPFATSGQTISQSSALISVPVYDGTMQSGGGVVTVVGYMQLFVKNIQHQGQDDIITAVIVGAMTCGTSNGGATCSTTGGGSGTGGTTSGGGATLIPVRLVHD, encoded by the coding sequence ATGAGCGGATCGGCGAACCATCAACGCGTGGAGAGGAACGGCGAGCGCGGCGCAACCCTGGTTATCGTTGCGCTTTCCTTAATGTTCGTGCTGGCCGCTACGGCGCTCTCGATTGACCTTGGCTCCCTCTATCTTCAGAGAAGCGAAGCGCAGCGTGCGGCGGACGCGGGAGCGTTGGCCGGCGCACAAGTGTTCGCCAACTCGGGCTGCGCTCTTGATGGAAGCTGTCTCAGCAGTTCTATCCAAAGCATAGCCAGCACGAAGGCGACGCTGATTGCGCAGCAGAATCTGATCTTCGGAAAAACACCAACTGTTCCTACTCCAACTTTCGCGGCAGGCGGCGGGAACCAGAATGATCCACTGATTACGGTGACCGTTCAGACCCCCGCAAAGACATTCTTTTTACCACTTTCTGCTGGTGCTCAAATATCAGCGAAGGCGACAGCCGAAGCCTACAACCCGGGAGGCGCGGGTACGACGACCGGCCCAACTGTCTGCACCAGTTGCCTGAAACCGTTCTTCGTGCCCAACTGCGATCCGAATCACACGAGCCCAGCAAATAGTCTCTGTCCCGCGGGGACAGGGAGTGGTGGCGGGTATCCCGCTGCCTTTTTTAACGCCGACGGCACACTTGCGAATGGGACCGATATTGTGGGCCGAGAGTGGCAGCTTCATTATCAGAAAGTTTTGAACAACGGCACGTATGTGCCAAGCCAGTGGCTTGAGGTTGCGTTCGATTCTGATCCGACGGCTGGTTGTCCGGGCGGCCAAACCGCCACCGGTTGGTCTGAGAATGTAATCAAATGTTCGACCAAGGTCATTACCTGTGGAACTCAGCTCTGTACGAAGAATGGAAACATGGTGGGTCCTAACAATCAGGCTGTGGGTGACCTGATCTCGTACGGTAACGGGAGGCCCAACGGCACGAACGCGACGGATTCGATAACGTGCAGCGGCGGCGTGTGTACGATGACAGCAGGGAGCGGAAATCCATTTGCGACCTCAGGCCAGACGATCTCGCAAAGTTCTGCCCTGATCTCCGTGCCTGTCTACGACGGCACTATGCAGTCCGGGGGCGGTGTTGTGACCGTCGTGGGCTACATGCAGCTTTTTGTTAAGAACATTCAGCACCAGGGACAGGACGACATCATTACCGCCGTTATTGTTGGCGCGATGACTTGCGGTACGAGCAACGGTGGTGCGACGTGCAGCACGACCGGTGGCGGAAGCGGCACTGGCGGGACTACGAGCGGTGGGGGAGCTACCCTGATACCCGTACGGTTGGTGCACGATTAG
- a CDS encoding A24 family peptidase: MPESTVNPPILIIWSLALIVAVIAGVIDWRSHRIPNWLTVPSLLLGIVANSVVLGFHGTKLSLEGAGLCLIALLPVVLVRGLGAGDWKLMGALGAFLGPYAVLVVLFVAVMIGGIMAVVQMVSHRRVKQTLTNLWFLLSMLIMLKFKAHEQISIDSPNGLKLPFGVATALSTVLCFGWVGIGAHIVR; this comes from the coding sequence ATGCCAGAGTCGACCGTCAATCCACCGATCCTAATCATTTGGTCCCTCGCACTCATTGTTGCTGTTATAGCGGGCGTGATTGACTGGCGGTCTCATCGCATTCCCAACTGGCTGACCGTTCCGTCGCTGCTCTTGGGGATCGTCGCGAATTCCGTTGTTCTCGGTTTTCATGGCACGAAGTTGTCGTTGGAAGGCGCAGGCCTTTGCCTGATCGCCCTGCTGCCCGTCGTCCTGGTACGCGGGTTGGGCGCAGGAGATTGGAAGTTGATGGGCGCGTTGGGAGCTTTTCTCGGCCCGTACGCCGTCCTGGTGGTTCTCTTCGTGGCCGTCATGATCGGCGGAATCATGGCGGTCGTTCAGATGGTGAGTCATCGTCGAGTAAAGCAAACCCTCACAAATCTCTGGTTCTTGTTGTCGATGCTGATCATGTTGAAGTTCAAGGCACACGAGCAGATCAGTATCGACAGTCCAAACGGCCTGAAGCTGCCGTTCGGCGTAGCGACGGCGCTATCAACGGTGCTCTGCTTCGGTTGGGTTGGTATAGGCGCACACATTGTTCGTTAG
- the cpaB gene encoding Flp pilus assembly protein CpaB: MNRNRLILGLLLAISTGLVTSFYVYRQINARVVKSPQAPMRQVVVAAQPLTLGTRLTRDHLRTISWPADQPIAGVFADVQECVDRAVITSLVENEPIMEGKLAPKDAGAGLPAAIPEGMRAMSVSVNDVIGVAGFVVPSTMVDVLVTGSPESSNKGDTITRTVLENIRVLAAGQKVETDKDGKPQTVSVVTLMVTPEDANQLAMAATEGKIQLALRNTIDTKKMDPPSVMQARFFSGGPVAPPSRKTKRSNPVVAPPPSYVVEMFVGSKREDKSFTE, from the coding sequence ATGAATCGCAATCGGTTAATCCTTGGATTATTGCTCGCAATCTCAACGGGCCTGGTCACGAGCTTCTACGTGTATCGCCAGATTAACGCTCGTGTAGTGAAGTCACCCCAGGCACCCATGCGACAGGTAGTTGTCGCAGCCCAACCGCTCACGTTGGGTACCCGCCTCACACGGGACCATCTGCGCACGATCTCCTGGCCTGCTGACCAGCCGATCGCCGGCGTGTTCGCGGACGTTCAAGAATGCGTCGATCGGGCGGTGATCACCTCGCTTGTAGAGAATGAGCCGATCATGGAGGGGAAGCTGGCTCCCAAGGATGCGGGCGCAGGGCTTCCGGCTGCCATTCCGGAAGGCATGCGAGCCATGTCGGTGTCGGTGAACGACGTTATCGGAGTCGCCGGCTTCGTGGTTCCGAGCACCATGGTTGATGTTCTGGTCACCGGATCTCCTGAGAGTAGCAACAAGGGCGACACCATCACTCGCACAGTGCTCGAGAACATTCGAGTTCTAGCCGCAGGCCAGAAGGTAGAAACCGATAAAGACGGGAAGCCGCAAACGGTTTCGGTGGTCACGCTGATGGTCACTCCGGAAGATGCCAACCAACTGGCCATGGCGGCGACCGAGGGCAAAATCCAACTCGCGCTGCGCAACACGATCGATACGAAGAAGATGGATCCTCCATCGGTGATGCAGGCAAGGTTCTTTTCCGGTGGGCCCGTGGCGCCTCCGTCTCGCAAAACGAAACGATCGAACCCTGTGGTTGCACCTCCGCCGAGCTACGTAGTCGAGATGTTCGTGGGCTCCAAGCGGGAAGACAAGTCTTTCACTGAATAA
- a CDS encoding pilus assembly protein N-terminal domain-containing protein, with product MIRTLAVTALLAAVLGICISTPVSATAQTAAEQGVATAAAQQNTVGSAGQAQPAGSVPAPTSEAGSNPPADAEVQMGEGTGEAQQQTLHLLVGRSLVITSPGKIKRISVAEPTIADAIVISPFQLLVNGKKPGGVSLVLWNESGQSQTFELLVDLDILGLAQKIREVFPEESVKVEASKDAVMLSGPVTSAAVAEKILEVAKTASPKVVDLLKVPTVTTGQVLLQVKFAEVDRGALSQYGINLFSLPGNKFIGTTSTQQFSPPQLQRNEPLTPTTGGFEVSDLLNIFVFRPDINLAATIKALQNKNLLQILAEPNLLTQTGKEASFLAGGEFPFPIVQNTGGVSAVTIQFKEFGVRLSFTPTISAEGVVHLKVKPEVSSLDFANALNVQGFTIPALSTRRVESEMDLRDGQTFAIAGLVDNRVIEQFNKVPGIGDIPVLGKLFQSRTFNRTRNELMVVVTPKIVQPLEPGHEPQGPEFPKPFMPASAAPADKAAGK from the coding sequence ATGATCCGTACGTTAGCAGTCACAGCCTTGCTGGCAGCCGTGCTGGGTATATGCATTTCGACACCGGTTTCTGCAACGGCGCAAACAGCCGCGGAACAAGGTGTGGCCACTGCCGCTGCACAACAGAACACTGTAGGTTCGGCGGGACAAGCTCAGCCGGCTGGCTCCGTGCCGGCACCAACTTCGGAGGCGGGCAGTAACCCACCTGCCGACGCCGAAGTTCAGATGGGCGAGGGAACTGGCGAAGCACAACAGCAAACTCTGCACCTTTTAGTAGGACGCTCCCTGGTGATCACCTCCCCCGGGAAGATCAAGCGGATTTCCGTTGCCGAACCGACGATCGCCGATGCGATTGTGATCAGCCCGTTCCAGTTGCTTGTAAATGGAAAAAAGCCTGGAGGCGTTTCGCTGGTTCTTTGGAACGAATCCGGTCAAAGCCAGACCTTCGAACTGCTCGTTGATCTCGACATCCTCGGACTGGCGCAGAAGATTCGCGAGGTGTTTCCCGAAGAGTCGGTGAAGGTAGAGGCGTCGAAGGACGCCGTCATGCTCTCTGGCCCCGTCACTTCAGCGGCGGTTGCGGAAAAGATCCTTGAAGTGGCGAAAACGGCGAGCCCCAAGGTGGTAGACCTGCTGAAGGTTCCGACCGTGACCACCGGCCAGGTTCTGCTCCAGGTGAAGTTCGCTGAAGTGGATCGTGGCGCACTCAGCCAATACGGTATCAATTTGTTCAGCTTGCCCGGCAACAAGTTCATTGGCACAACGTCGACCCAGCAGTTCTCCCCTCCTCAACTACAGCGGAATGAACCGCTGACGCCTACGACTGGCGGGTTCGAGGTTTCGGACTTGCTGAACATCTTCGTCTTCCGGCCCGACATCAACCTGGCAGCAACGATCAAAGCGTTGCAGAACAAAAACCTGCTGCAGATCCTGGCCGAGCCCAACCTGCTGACGCAGACCGGCAAAGAAGCCAGTTTCCTGGCGGGCGGCGAGTTCCCGTTTCCGATCGTGCAGAATACCGGCGGAGTATCCGCCGTTACGATCCAGTTCAAAGAGTTCGGCGTGCGGTTGTCATTTACACCGACGATTTCCGCCGAAGGTGTTGTGCACCTGAAAGTGAAGCCAGAAGTTAGCTCTCTCGATTTCGCGAATGCTCTGAACGTGCAGGGCTTTACGATTCCTGCCCTTTCGACACGGCGCGTGGAATCGGAAATGGATCTCCGCGATGGGCAGACCTTCGCAATCGCCGGATTGGTCGACAACCGGGTGATCGAACAGTTCAACAAGGTACCGGGTATCGGCGATATCCCGGTGCTCGGAAAACTCTTCCAGAGCCGGACGTTCAACCGCACTCGAAACGAGCTCATGGTCGTGGTGACTCCGAAGATTGTTCAACCTTTGGAGCCTGGTCATGAGCCCCAGGGGCCTGAATTCCCGAAACCGTTCATGCCAGCGTCAGCAGCGCCTGCTGACAAGGCAGCCGGGAAGTGA
- a CDS encoding P-loop NTPase, which produces MSALMTAAVVSGDSSSSTQIQAWAQQSGLISTVQQWPVLGDKLPEIGLDVPGVIILDLPRDPETLLQFAGLVRRKSPNTRVLACISGSNQDSQLLLKAMRAGVQDILPKPLDVKALQEVLSRFAQELQVAEHKKIGKVIVVMGAKGGVGASTVAVNLGVQMRQLTKKRVGLLDFGFPLGVVQLMLDLKPSFSIRDAVENVDRLDDHFLAGLLTPHASQLQVLVGASHPEQWDCVNASALMRIVNVARASFDTLLIDYGAQFSGEWGPVLTNSEIMLVAEADVPSLWALERRLYALSSLGVRPEKTHVVINRWHRADVTTIKAVEKTIKQPVFACIPNDFGKISDAINAGAPLCGNHNNGLLLKYQEIAARLCGVRLQDPKRSSLSGLLPFRRS; this is translated from the coding sequence ATGTCAGCATTGATGACAGCAGCGGTGGTGAGTGGAGATTCGAGCAGCAGCACGCAGATACAGGCGTGGGCGCAACAATCGGGTCTGATCTCCACCGTACAGCAGTGGCCGGTGTTGGGAGACAAGCTTCCCGAAATCGGCCTGGACGTGCCGGGCGTCATCATCCTTGATCTGCCACGTGATCCAGAAACATTACTCCAGTTTGCCGGGCTGGTTCGGCGTAAGAGCCCAAACACACGTGTGCTCGCTTGCATTTCGGGCTCTAACCAGGATTCACAGCTGCTGCTCAAAGCAATGCGGGCCGGCGTGCAGGACATCCTGCCGAAGCCACTCGATGTGAAGGCGTTGCAGGAAGTGTTGTCACGCTTTGCGCAGGAGTTGCAGGTTGCCGAACACAAGAAGATCGGCAAAGTCATTGTTGTGATGGGTGCCAAAGGCGGTGTCGGCGCGAGCACGGTGGCCGTCAATCTCGGCGTGCAGATGCGGCAGCTAACGAAGAAGCGCGTTGGCCTGCTCGATTTCGGATTCCCGCTGGGCGTCGTGCAGCTCATGCTCGACCTGAAGCCGAGTTTTTCCATCCGCGATGCGGTCGAGAACGTGGACCGACTGGACGACCACTTCCTGGCGGGGCTACTGACTCCGCATGCCAGCCAGCTCCAGGTCCTGGTGGGAGCAAGCCATCCGGAGCAGTGGGATTGCGTAAATGCATCGGCACTGATGCGCATCGTCAATGTGGCGAGGGCCAGCTTCGACACTCTTCTGATCGATTACGGCGCTCAATTTTCGGGCGAATGGGGACCGGTACTCACAAACTCCGAAATCATGCTGGTGGCGGAAGCCGACGTGCCGTCGCTCTGGGCGTTGGAAAGACGGCTCTACGCGCTTTCCAGTCTCGGAGTGAGGCCGGAGAAAACGCACGTGGTGATCAATCGTTGGCACCGCGCCGATGTAACCACGATCAAGGCCGTCGAGAAAACCATCAAGCAGCCAGTGTTTGCCTGCATCCCCAATGATTTCGGAAAAATCAGTGATGCCATTAACGCCGGTGCGCCGCTTTGCGGGAATCACAATAACGGCCTCTTACTGAAGTATCAAGAGATTGCCGCGAGGCTGTGCGGCGTCCGGTTACAGGATCCAAAGCGGAGTTCATTGAGCGGGCTTCTGCCGTTCAGGAGAAGTTAA
- a CDS encoding CpaF family protein has product MGHPAVALTDFEALKATIHRKLIQKLNLESLTAADREVVRKEVALILEGLVRGEVTPMSLRERERLSQEVLDEVFGLGPLESLLKDETISDILVNNHNQVYIERRGVLEKTPIVFRDDQHLMAIIDRIVSRVGRRVDESSPMVDARLPDGSRVNAIIPPLALDGPCLSIRRFGKDRLDAEGLLAKNSLTTQMLELLQGCVKARLNILVSGGTGAGKTTLLNVLSSFISNRERIVTIEDAAELQMQQEHVVRLETRPPNIEGKGFIRQRQLVINSLRMRPDRIIVGEVRGEEALDMLQAMNTGHDGSLTTIHANSPRDALMRLETMVAMANLNIPDTAIRRNIASALDVVVQVSRMSDGTRKVTHVSELVGMEGEVVTMQDIFTFRKRGISDQGTVVGEFVPTGIRPKFSERLLVSGIRLPIDMFEAKRSA; this is encoded by the coding sequence ATGGGTCATCCTGCTGTAGCACTGACTGATTTCGAGGCGTTGAAGGCGACCATTCATCGCAAGTTGATCCAGAAGCTGAACCTGGAAAGCTTGACTGCGGCCGATCGCGAAGTGGTTCGCAAAGAAGTCGCGCTCATTCTGGAAGGGCTCGTCCGTGGAGAAGTCACCCCGATGAGCCTGCGCGAACGGGAACGCCTCTCACAGGAAGTGCTCGACGAAGTTTTTGGTCTTGGACCCCTCGAGTCATTGCTGAAGGATGAAACGATCTCCGACATCCTGGTGAACAATCATAACCAGGTCTACATCGAACGCCGGGGCGTATTGGAGAAGACCCCGATCGTATTTCGCGACGACCAGCATCTGATGGCGATCATCGACCGGATCGTTTCGCGGGTCGGCCGCAGGGTGGATGAGTCCTCTCCCATGGTGGACGCCAGACTGCCTGATGGATCGCGCGTTAACGCAATTATTCCTCCGCTCGCGCTCGATGGACCGTGCCTCTCGATTCGTCGTTTTGGCAAGGATCGTCTCGACGCGGAAGGCCTGCTGGCGAAGAATTCTCTAACGACCCAGATGCTTGAACTGCTGCAGGGATGCGTGAAGGCCAGGCTGAACATTCTGGTTTCGGGCGGCACCGGTGCCGGCAAAACTACCCTGCTGAACGTCCTCTCCTCCTTCATCTCCAACCGCGAGCGAATTGTAACGATCGAAGACGCGGCCGAACTGCAGATGCAACAGGAGCACGTGGTACGCCTGGAAACTCGGCCTCCCAATATCGAGGGCAAGGGCTTTATCCGTCAGCGACAGCTGGTAATCAACTCTCTCCGTATGCGTCCAGACCGCATCATCGTCGGCGAAGTGCGTGGAGAAGAAGCGCTGGACATGCTCCAGGCCATGAACACGGGTCACGATGGTTCGCTCACAACGATCCATGCGAATTCGCCACGTGATGCTCTGATGAGACTCGAAACGATGGTCGCCATGGCGAACCTCAACATTCCGGACACGGCAATTCGCCGCAATATCGCTTCTGCGCTCGATGTCGTGGTGCAGGTTTCCCGTATGAGTGACGGCACTCGAAAGGTGACACACGTTTCCGAACTGGTTGGCATGGAAGGCGAAGTGGTCACCATGCAGGACATTTTCACTTTCAGGAAACGTGGAATTTCCGATCAAGGAACGGTCGTTGGGGAGTTTGTTCCAACCGGGATTCGGCCTAAGTTCTCAGAACGGCTTTTGGTCTCCGGGATTCGACTGCCCATTGACATGTTCGAAGCAAAGAGATCGGCGTAG